Within the Thermococcus sp. genome, the region GATGAGGACTGCGTCCACCGCTACGGCGTTAACGGGTTCGTCCTCTACCGCCTTCCCGTTGTGAAGGAGGGCATGGTCGTCGGCGTCCTCGGTCCCAACGGAACCGGTAAGACAACCGCCGTTAAAATCCTCTCGGGTCAGCTCCTTCCAAACCTCTGCTCCGACAACGACAGCTGGGACAACGTGATAAGAGCCTTCAGGGGCAGCGAGCTCCAGAACTACTTTGAAAAGCTCAAGAACCGCGAGATAAGGCCGGTCGTCAAGCCCCAGTACGTTGACCTCCTCCCCAAGGCCGTGAAGGGCAAGGTTCGAGACCTCCTTAAAAGGGCCGATGAGACCGGAAAGTTCGAGGAGGTAGTCAAAGAGCTCGAACTGGAAAACGTTCTCGACAGGGACATAAGGCATCTCTCGGGTGGAGAGCTTCAGCGGGTCGCTATAGCGGCCGCTCTACTCAGAGACGCCCACTTCTACTTCTTCGACGAGCCGTCGAGCTACCTTGACATAAGACAGCGCCTCAAGGTCGCGAAGATAATCAGGCACCTCGCAGATTCCGGGAAGAACGTTTTAGCTGTTGAGCACGATTTAGCTGTCCTCGACTACCTGAGCGACATAATCCACGTCGTCTACGGAAAGCCGGGGGCGTATGGTATCTTCTCCCAGGCGAAGTCAACAAGAAACGGGATAAACGAATTCCTGAGAGGTTACCTCCGCGACGAAAACGTCCGCTTCAGGCCCTACGAGATAAGCTTCACAAAGACGAGCGAGAGGAAGGCCCAGGAGGGCGAGATACTCGTCCAGTATCCACGTCTCGTGAAGGACTACGGGACGTTCAGGCTTGAGGCGGAGGGAGGGGAGCTCTACATCGGAGAGGTCGTTGGTATAGTTGGTCCGAACGGAATAGGCAAGACGACGTTCGTCAAGATGCTCGCCGGCGTTGAAAAGCCGACTGAGGGCGAGGTTGACTGGTCGCTCACCGTCAGTTACAAGCCCCAGTACATCAAGACAGACTACGAGGGAACCGTCTACGAGCTTTTGAGCAGGATAGATGGAGCGAAGCTTATGAGCAGTTTCTACAAGAGCGAGCTACTCAACCCGCTGGGAATCCCCGACCTCTACGACAAGAAGGTCAGCGAGCTGAGCGGCGGCGAGCTCCAGCGCGTCGCCATAACCGCCTGCCTGATACGCGATGCTGACCTGTACCTCCTCGACGAGCCTTCGGCGCATCTCGACTCCGAGCAGAGGCTCGCGGTTTCTAAAGCTATCCGCTCCCTCATGGCCAAGAACGAGAAGACCGCTCTGATAGTCGAGCACGACGTCATGATGGTCGATTATCTGAGCGACCGCTTGATAGTCTTCGAGGGTGAGCCCGGGAAGTACGGAAGGGCTCTGCCACCCATGGGCATGCGCGAGGGCATGAACCGCTTCTTAGCCGGCATTGGCATAACCTTCCGCAGGGATCCGGAAACGGGAAGGCCGAGGGCCAACAAGGAAGGTTCCGTCAAGGACAGGGAGCAGAAGGAGAGGGGCGAATACTACTACGCATAGCCTTTTTAGGCCCCTTTCCTATTTCCTCGGGTGGTCGGATGCTCCCGGGTAAGGTTCCGCCGGGGTTGCTCGCAAGGTTGCTCTCCATCCTTCCTATTGGGGAGGACGTCCTCATAGGGCCGGGCGAGGGACTGGATTTCGCGGCGCTGATGGCCGATGGAAGGATTATCGTCGCCTCCACAGACCCCATCACCGGCGCGGAGAAGAGGATAGGCTTCTATGCGGTTCACGTAAACGCGAACGACGTGGCCGTCTCTGGGGCGAGGCCCCGGTGGTTCCTGACGACAATCCTCCTCCCGGAGGATGCCGATGAAGGGCTCGCCGAAAGGATAGTTGCCGAGATAGCGGAGAACGCGGAGAAAATCGGTGTTTCCGTCGTTGGCGGGCACACGGAGGTAACCCCCGGCCTGAACCGGCCCATAGTCGTGGGGACGATGATTGGGGTTGCCGGGGAGAGGTTAGTCCGCCCCGATGGTGCCATGCCCGGGGATGCTATAGTCCTGACCAAGTGGGCCGGCCTTGAGGGAACAGCTATAATAGCGGAGGAGAGATGGGAGGAACTTGTTGGGCTCTTTGGAGAGGAGTTCCTTGGCAGGGCCACCGGTTTCCTTGAGATGATAAGCGTCCTCCCCGAGGCGATGGTAGCGGGGGACTTCGCGAGGGCAATACACGACCCCACAGAGGGAGGAATCGCCAACGGCCTCCACGAGATGGCCAACTCGGCCGGGCTGGGCTTCAGGGTCTACGCCGAGAGGATACCCATAAGGGAGGAGACTGAAAAGATATGCGGTTTCTACTCCCTCAACCCGCTCGCGCTGATAAGCTCGGGGGCCCTTCTCATTGCAGTTCCGCCGGGGGACTCGGGAAAGCTCGTGGCGAGGCTGAGGGAAAAGGGAATCCCCGCGACAGTCATCGGGGAGTTCCTTGAGGATTCCGATAGGAGGGTAATCGTGGAGAACGGCTGGGAAAGACCTCTTGAGAGGCCGGCGAGCGACGAGCTGTGGAAGGTTGTCGGGGGATAGGGTTAAAAGTCCCGGTTTCGACGGCTTTGTGGTGTGGGGAATGGAAAAGACACTTGACCACTACATTAAACTGCCAGAGAACCGCTATGAGAGGGTGTCCTTTCGAAAGCTGATGGGTCACGTGATACCGTCCACCACTTACACCACCCACGGACTTTACATGTATCCGGCCAAGTTCATACCCCACGTGGTTCGCTTTGCCCTCGAAAAATACCTCCGCGGAAAGAGGGAACCCTGGGTTTTTGACCCCTTTGCCGGCTCTGGAACAGTTGCGATAGAGGCAACGCTCGCCGGGGTTAACTACCTGATCTGGGATCTCAACCCCATAACGGAACTCCTTGTAAGGGCCTCGACGTGGAGGGATGAAGTTTCCCTGAGGGAGCTTGAAGTTGACTTTGACTATCAAGGGGAGTTCCTCCCGAAGTGGCGTAATCTCAACTACTGGCATCCCCCCGAGTTCCTCGAAATACTGAGCAGGGTCTGGGCCTATTACCATGAAGTCGTCCCCGATGAAATCAAGCCCCTCCTTGCCATCCCTCTCCTTAAGGTTACGCGCTACTTCTCCTACAGTGACGAGAAGATTGCCAAGCTCTACAAGTCGAAGTACGCCAGAAAAAAGGTTGCTGAGCTGCTCAAAACGGACTACCGGAAGGGAATGGAGGAGATGTACCTGAAGGAAGCCGGCCGGGTGGTTGAGAAGGTAAGGGATTACATCAGCAGGAAACCGAAGGAGGTCAAGGGCATAGTGCATGCCGGTGTTGACAGCATTGAGATGGAACTTGAGAGGGACGTTAACCTTCTCCTGACGTCTCCTCCCTACCTTCAGGCCCAGGAGTACATAAGGAGCTTCAAGCTTGAGCTCTTCTGGCTCGGCTACACGGAGGAGGAAATCAGGCGCCTTTCAAAGCTCGAAATACCCTACAGGAAAATACCTGAAGATGAAGTCCTCAGCGAGCTGTACTGGGAATACCGCGAGAGGGTGAAGGCCTTAAACCACTCAAAGCTGCTTCAGATTTACGACTGCTACTTCAGGTCGCTGGCGAGGTTCCTCAACAACGTCCATGAGAACGTGACGGAGAGGATGGCAATATTCGTTGGCCCCGTTAAGGTAAGGGGGATAAGGGTTCCGATAGACGAGATACTGAAGGAGCACCTTGAGAGCCTCGGGTGGGTTCATGAAAAGACCTACATCGACGAGATTGTCGCAAGGAGGCTCTTCAGGTCAAAGACAAACCCCGCTACTGGCCTTCCAGATGAGAGAACGCCAACGGAGCACCTCTTAATCATGAGGAGGTGAGGGGGATGTACCTGCTGCTCTACCTTGTTCCCGACGAGCTTATATCCGAAAACGCAACGTTAAGGGCACAGAAGCAATACCTGCGCTCGTATTTTGAGAAGACAGTCGTCAGAGCTTTTCTGGGGGAGGGACTTGGAGAAGTGCCCCTGTTCGAGAGGGTTTTATCGGGCCTCATAAACCTTGAGGGTAACGGGGGGAGCGTTCTTGAAAGGATTGCCCCCCAGTGGTACGTCTTCATGAAGAGAAGCTACGCTTCAACAGGGCCCCGGATTGGGAATTTCACGGAGTATCTAATCGGGCTCTGGATTGGAGCCGACCACGTTAACTATAACCTCGACAAGTTTCTAGAGGAGCGTTTTGGGGCCAACATAAATCGACCGAAGCGCTCCAAGATTGACTTCATACGGGTGGGGAATGCTCTGGACCTCATAGAGTTAAGGACAAGTGAACACACGGGCGGTAGAACCGGCCAAGAATCGCTCACCGACAAGTTCGTGAGGTTCCTCGGCATGCTTGAAGAGCCGGGGATTGAGCTGAGGAAGGCTTTGATGGGGAACAACATCAACCGGGCAAACCTGCTCGTGGTTACGCTCTTCAACGAGTCGGGGGAGCTCTTGAGTGCTGAAAACTTCAACAGGGGAAGGCTAAATTCCCTCGTCGGTTATTTGAGTGAGGAAAGGCATCTGGGCGGAAAGGTTAGGGAGCTTCTCGAAAGGGGCTACACCCTGTACGCTGGCAATACTGCCTTTGAGGAGCCTCCGGAAGACATTGAGACCGTGTTGAGAAAATCATTCCTAGAGGAACGCAGGCTGGAACTGAAGAAAGATGGCTTCACCGTTGAAATAGGCATCCTCTTTGGCGATGAGTTTTTCGAAAGGTTTACCGGCAGAAGCCTCGCCGAGCTTTTGAAAGGTGACATAGGAGGGAGGGTGGGGGATGACCTCTGGATGTTTCTCGTCCTGACCTTAAACGAGCTCCGGCTCAGGGCCGAGGGAGAAACCTCGACGGTTGACCTCCTCAGGGACTACATCAGAAGGCATGGAAGCCTTAGGAGGCTCCTTGAGCTCCGTGAAACCTCTACCTCCCTTGAGGATTTCCTGAATGAATTTGGGAAACTCGTTGACTCCACAATTCCCGGCTTTCTCCGTGAGTGCGAGGAGATGGGAAGGAAACTCCGCCCCCTTGGAACGGATGACATCGTTGCCCAGTACAACTACCTGAGGGGAGCCCTTTTGGTTGCCTTCGCGATTGAGCTCTATCTTAAGGGCTAAACCTCGACCCTGAGTTCTATCCCCTCGTCCCTCTCTATCTCTCCCAAAAGCCTGATGATTTTCTCGGGGGGTATGTCCATGTTCGAGAGAACTCTCCTGGCCTTGCGTATCTCCTCCCTCTTCTCCCCCTCCGAACGGGCCTCAATGTAGTCGAGAATCGCCAGCAGGGCGCCTTTGAGTGACCTGTCGCCGAGGGGGAGCGGTTTCCATCCGTTTTCGTGAACGTAGATTGCTTTCGGGGTAACGCCGGGGGTGAGCTTCGAGACCGGGATAAGGGAGTGCTTCGCCAACAGGAACCCGACGAGCAGGTTCTCTGGATACTCCTTAAGCAGTTCGGAGAAGGAAACTTCAAGGGCCTTCAGGAGGGAGGAGAGCCTCTCAACCTCTTTAATCCTGCTCTTGGAAAGGAGGGAGAGCTTTACCACGCTTCTCTCAACGGGATCGTTCTCAAGGTCGACGGTGAAGAGTATCCTCTCCCTGAGCGATGTCCCCTCGGCAAAGGCCCTGAGGACGACCCAGACTGCACCGTTCGTCAGCACCCCGTATTTAACCCCGCGGCTGAAGCAGTAGCGCGCCAGCTGTCTGAGGGGCTCATCTTTGCTCAGGACGTTGACCCCGAGGTTCTTGGCCTCCACGAAGGCAACTATCTCCCCGTTGAGGAAGAGAGCGTAGTCGGCCCTTCCGTCCTCGGTTCTCTCCTCGGGCCGGACTTCCTCGGGGTTGCTCCAGTCCCAGCCGAGGGCCTTGAAGATTTCCCCTATGAGGTGCTGCTTAACGGCCTCCTCGTTCCTCTCGTAGAGCTTCCTGTGGGAGGAGACCCTCGACATGACCGTCAGCACCGCTCTTTCAAGCTCCTCCATTCCCACACCTTAACCAACTCCGACCGGAAACCTAAAAGCTTTTGCCGTGTAAACCCTGAGGGTGAAGAAGGTGTGCAGGATACTCTTTGCAATGGGCGATGGTGAAGAACTCAGACCCCTCGCCGAGGCCTTCAGGAAATCGGCCGAGCACGACCCCTACAGGGCCAGAAGAAGCGGGAAGACGGGCCACGCAGATGGCTGGGGCTACGTCCTTCTCGGGGAAGGGGGGATTGTCCACTACCGCTCTCCAAGGCCTGTCTTTGAGGATGAGGATGGCTTTTCGGGCCTCCTCGACAGCCTTAGTGGTGAGGTCGTTCTCATGGCCCACGCGAGGGCCGCGAGCCAGGGGGCAAAGAGCCTCTTCAACGTTCAGCCCTTTTCCTTCTCCTCAAGGAAGGGTTTCTCCTTCTGGTTCAGTCACAACGGTGACCTCGACAAGGAAGCCGTGATAGAGAGGGCCGGCTTTGATAGGGAGCACTTTGAGGGAACGTCTGACAGCTATGCCTTCTCCGCCTACCTCTGCCGTCTCCTCGACGGGCCCACCGCGGAGAACCTTTTGGAGCACTACTCCTTTGGGGCGAACGTTTCTAGGACGACATTCAACACGATGACGCTGTTCCTTATGCCCGATGGAAGCTGGAGGGCCTTTATCACGGCCTACATGAGCTCCTCCTACTACGAGAATCCCCTCCACAGGAACTACGCGAGGCTGATAGCCCTCACCAAGCCCTTCGCCATAGCCTCTTCAACCCTCGAACTCTACTATCGGGCCGGCTGGAGTGAGGTTCCCAACGGGACGGCATATCTAATTGAACCCGGAAGGTTGGAGACCCTCAGGCTGGGGTGAGAGCATGGACGAGAACGCCCCGATAAAGGTCTACATGACGAGGAAGCTGATTGGCGTTTCTCCAGATGATACGGTGAAGAGGGCCTGCGAGCTCATGGTGGAGTTTGACATAAGCTCCCTCGTGGTCGTTGAAGACGGCAGGGTCGTCGGCTTCTTCACCAAGACCGACGTGATACGTCGCGTCGTCATCCCCGGAAGGCCCAACACGACGCCGGTGAGGGAGATAATGACGAAAGAACTGATAACCATGAACTCAAACGCCCCCCTCAGGGAAGTCCTCGACGTTATGGCCAAGAAGGGGGTTAAGCACATGCTGATAGAGGAGAACGGCCAGATAGTCGGGATATTTACCCTCAGCGACCTCCTTCAGGCGAGCAGGAGAAAGCTTGAAACCGCGATAGCCGCGGAGTGATGGCCATGAGGATAGCCCACATAAGCGACACCCACATCACTGGAGGAGAGGCCTACAAGAGCTACGCCTACGACCTCACGGTGAGCGAGATAAACAGGCTGAACTTCGACCTCGTTGTCCATACCGGGGACGTCACCAACAGCGGTCTCAGGGAGGAGTACGAGAGGGCCGAATACGAGCTGAAGAAAATCAAAAAGCCCCTCGTTGTTATCCCCGGCAACCACGACGTCAGGAACGTTGGGTATGAGCTCTTTGAGGAGTTCATCGGGCCGTTGAACGGTGTTTACGAGTTCAAGGACGGTGTCCTCATCTGGGTGGACTCGACGATACCGGATTTGAGCGACGGGAGGATTGGGAGGCACAAGTTCCGCTGGCTCAAGAAGGTTCTTGAGGAGTACTCCGAGAGGCCCATAAAGATAGTGGCCTCTCACCACCACCTCGTCCCCCTTCCAAACACCGGCCGGGAGAGAAACGTCCTCTTCAACGCCGGCGACGTTCTGGATCTTCTCCTGAGACACGACGTAACGCTCTACCTCTGCGGTCACAAGCACGTCCCCAATGTCTACCGCGTTGAAGACCTGATAGTTGACAACGCCGGGTGCACCTCCTGCCGGAAGACGAGGAGGGGCGACGTGAACAGCTACAACATCGTTGAGATAGAGAAAGACAGGATAGGCGTGACGGTCAGGCGACTTGTGGGAGAAGAAGAGACCAAAAGCCACAGGCCTGTGAAGTCAAAGCTCTTCATACCCCGGGGCGAGAGGCTGATAAGGATAGTTCACGTGGCCGATACGAGGGTCTCTGACAGAGTTTACTTCAGGAGAAAGGTTCTGGAGAACGCGATACGGCTGATAAACGAGAAGCTAAAACCGGACGTCGTCGTCCACTCAGGTAACATGGTTGATGTTGGTATCGAGAGGAACTTTGAGAGGGCCTCTGAGTTCTGGGAGAAGATAGGTGCCCCAAAGCTCGCTGTTCCCGGCTCAAGCGACATGACCTGCCTCGGCCACGAGCTCTTCCCGGAGTACTTCGGTGAGCCCGAGGTAACCCCGCTGAGAGACTTCACCTTCATCCCGGTTCTGACCCCCCAGTACGAGTACGAGGTCGGTTCAGTCGGCAGGTTCGGCCAGAGAAAGCTCGCCGGCGACCTTGAGAGCGCCGAGGGGACGAGAGTCGTCTTCATGCACCACAACGTCGTTCCCATACCGGGGAGCAGGGAAAAGGGCTTCCTTGAGGACGCAGGGGATGTCCTGAAGATTCTCACCCAGCACGGGGCTGAGATAGTCCTAACCGGTCACGGGGGCAATGCCTTCGCGGTCAGGGTCGAGAACACCGTCGTAATCAACGCCGGCTCCCTGAGCTGGGAGCTCCACAGGAACACCTTCGGCAACAGCTTCAACCTGATAGACGTTTACCCGGGTATGATCGTTGCCTTTGAGGTTCAGGCAACCTGGGGAAGCAGGAGGCTCCTCGGGATATGGCCACTCAGACCCTCCTCAGGCGCTCCATAAGGTCCTCCATTATCTCAGTGACGGTTTTTTCCAGCTCAACGTTCTCTATCACCTTTACCCCGTACTCCCTCGCCCTCCTGATTATGTACTCCTGAAGCCAGAGTATCTCGTCGAGGTGCTCGATGTAGTACTCGGCGGGCCTCTTGCTGTAGCGGGAGCGCTCGTAGAAATGGGCCTCAAGGGCCTTCCTGTCGCTCACGGAGAGAATGTACATGAAGGAGTTCTCGTTGGTCTCTATAAAGCCAGGAACTAGGTGGATTCCCTCCACTATCGCGTTCATCCCCTCCCTGAGGGCCCTGTCGAGAACCGCCTGCACTCCGACAGAGACGTGCCTCACCTGGCTCTCGAACCCCTCTATCAGGCTCTTCGCCCCCTTGAGCTCGCGCCATGCCATAAAGGACGAGGAGTGCAAATCTGGCAGGAGCTCCCTCGCTATTATCTTCCTCATGACCTCCCTGACTGTGTCGGTGCCTATCACAGTCCTTATCGACAGCCTGAAGGCCAGCTCCGTCGCTATCGTCGACT harbors:
- a CDS encoding ribosome biogenesis/translation initiation ATPase RLI; amino-acid sequence: MARIAVIDYDKCNPDKCGHFLCERVCPVNRMGGEAIIIDEENYRPVIQEASCTGCGICVHKCPFNAITIVNLPEQLDEDCVHRYGVNGFVLYRLPVVKEGMVVGVLGPNGTGKTTAVKILSGQLLPNLCSDNDSWDNVIRAFRGSELQNYFEKLKNREIRPVVKPQYVDLLPKAVKGKVRDLLKRADETGKFEEVVKELELENVLDRDIRHLSGGELQRVAIAAALLRDAHFYFFDEPSSYLDIRQRLKVAKIIRHLADSGKNVLAVEHDLAVLDYLSDIIHVVYGKPGAYGIFSQAKSTRNGINEFLRGYLRDENVRFRPYEISFTKTSERKAQEGEILVQYPRLVKDYGTFRLEAEGGELYIGEVVGIVGPNGIGKTTFVKMLAGVEKPTEGEVDWSLTVSYKPQYIKTDYEGTVYELLSRIDGAKLMSSFYKSELLNPLGIPDLYDKKVSELSGGELQRVAITACLIRDADLYLLDEPSAHLDSEQRLAVSKAIRSLMAKNEKTALIVEHDVMMVDYLSDRLIVFEGEPGKYGRALPPMGMREGMNRFLAGIGITFRRDPETGRPRANKEGSVKDREQKERGEYYYA
- a CDS encoding AIR synthase family protein encodes the protein MLPGKVPPGLLARLLSILPIGEDVLIGPGEGLDFAALMADGRIIVASTDPITGAEKRIGFYAVHVNANDVAVSGARPRWFLTTILLPEDADEGLAERIVAEIAENAEKIGVSVVGGHTEVTPGLNRPIVVGTMIGVAGERLVRPDGAMPGDAIVLTKWAGLEGTAIIAEERWEELVGLFGEEFLGRATGFLEMISVLPEAMVAGDFARAIHDPTEGGIANGLHEMANSAGLGFRVYAERIPIREETEKICGFYSLNPLALISSGALLIAVPPGDSGKLVARLREKGIPATVIGEFLEDSDRRVIVENGWERPLERPASDELWKVVGG
- a CDS encoding type I restriction endonuclease — protein: MEELERAVLTVMSRVSSHRKLYERNEEAVKQHLIGEIFKALGWDWSNPEEVRPEERTEDGRADYALFLNGEIVAFVEAKNLGVNVLSKDEPLRQLARYCFSRGVKYGVLTNGAVWVVLRAFAEGTSLRERILFTVDLENDPVERSVVKLSLLSKSRIKEVERLSSLLKALEVSFSELLKEYPENLLVGFLLAKHSLIPVSKLTPGVTPKAIYVHENGWKPLPLGDRSLKGALLAILDYIEARSEGEKREEIRKARRVLSNMDIPPEKIIRLLGEIERDEGIELRVEV
- a CDS encoding class II glutamine amidotransferase, whose product is MKKVCRILFAMGDGEELRPLAEAFRKSAEHDPYRARRSGKTGHADGWGYVLLGEGGIVHYRSPRPVFEDEDGFSGLLDSLSGEVVLMAHARAASQGAKSLFNVQPFSFSSRKGFSFWFSHNGDLDKEAVIERAGFDREHFEGTSDSYAFSAYLCRLLDGPTAENLLEHYSFGANVSRTTFNTMTLFLMPDGSWRAFITAYMSSSYYENPLHRNYARLIALTKPFAIASSTLELYYRAGWSEVPNGTAYLIEPGRLETLRLG
- a CDS encoding CBS domain-containing protein; this encodes MDENAPIKVYMTRKLIGVSPDDTVKRACELMVEFDISSLVVVEDGRVVGFFTKTDVIRRVVIPGRPNTTPVREIMTKELITMNSNAPLREVLDVMAKKGVKHMLIEENGQIVGIFTLSDLLQASRRKLETAIAAE
- a CDS encoding metallophosphoesterase gives rise to the protein MRIAHISDTHITGGEAYKSYAYDLTVSEINRLNFDLVVHTGDVTNSGLREEYERAEYELKKIKKPLVVIPGNHDVRNVGYELFEEFIGPLNGVYEFKDGVLIWVDSTIPDLSDGRIGRHKFRWLKKVLEEYSERPIKIVASHHHLVPLPNTGRERNVLFNAGDVLDLLLRHDVTLYLCGHKHVPNVYRVEDLIVDNAGCTSCRKTRRGDVNSYNIVEIEKDRIGVTVRRLVGEEETKSHRPVKSKLFIPRGERLIRIVHVADTRVSDRVYFRRKVLENAIRLINEKLKPDVVVHSGNMVDVGIERNFERASEFWEKIGAPKLAVPGSSDMTCLGHELFPEYFGEPEVTPLRDFTFIPVLTPQYEYEVGSVGRFGQRKLAGDLESAEGTRVVFMHHNVVPIPGSREKGFLEDAGDVLKILTQHGAEIVLTGHGGNAFAVRVENTVVINAGSLSWELHRNTFGNSFNLIDVYPGMIVAFEVQATWGSRRLLGIWPLRPSSGAP
- a CDS encoding 2-phosphoglycerate kinase, translated to MIIVTDPERKVSLPFSRGILTRSITLAGVDVGIAYIIATEVQKELLERGRRTVTTDDIRELTYEKLIQHGLKEEAERYLFWRQFRRRKMPLVILIGGVTGVGKSTIATELAFRLSIRTVIGTDTVREVMRKIIARELLPDLHSSSFMAWRELKGAKSLIEGFESQVRHVSVGVQAVLDRALREGMNAIVEGIHLVPGFIETNENSFMYILSVSDRKALEAHFYERSRYSKRPAEYYIEHLDEILWLQEYIIRRAREYGVKVIENVELEKTVTEIMEDLMERLRRV